The Triticum urartu cultivar G1812 chromosome 6, Tu2.1, whole genome shotgun sequence genome includes the window cTTTAGAGGTAACAAGCAtgggatccacgcaggatcaatctcttcagtgatgctcaatcactttgggtttgtaggtgtttgggtttgggttttcctcacttgatgattttcgctcaaagtcctcggaggatgggatgctctcaaatgacaagtgtcagtttctctcggagcagccaaccaactagtggttttaaggggcggctatttatagcctagggagctgCCCGACATGATAaaacataaatgcccttcaatgatatgaccgttaggtggataatatattttgggacagctggcgcatagcacaacaacggtcggaaatttgagtatcaaattcctcagggctatcatgttcctcactgtgtaggcaatccgcactggtgaattcctaactcctcagtcagaacaaattcctcagagaccagaagtacttggtctctgtcactgaagaatatgactgaacagtatgagatttccaatggcttcacttgaagggattggtaggtgtaggattttgagttgagcatcacatggaaaattttccatagtatttcctcgaccctctttaacagtacagtgtttcctatgactcaagaaagagaaaatgaaactacgaaaacaaaagtcttcacgcttcatgttcctcaaatgaataccaagtcttcaaggtcacaccaatttctttactttcaaagtcttcagaaaatcttcagaaatccaaagtcttcagtcaaagaacttcagttttaggggtcgactttatctgtaaatatcaaactcctcatagacttatagacctgtgtacactcataaactcATTAGTctcttaacctataagtcttcaatacaccaaaagcactaaggggcactagatgcacttacacctatgcagagttctcatacaacaacagttatcaagctagtttgaagatggcacctttcgaagctttgtacgagagaagatgcaggacaccgttgatgtgggatgaagttggagaccatcagttgtttggaccagatttgatcaaggagtctgaagaaaaggttaagttgattcgagacaGACTGAAGGTTgcccagtctaggcagaagagttatgcagacaccaaacgcaaggaggtagtctatgaaatcggagacagagcatatccACGTGTACCACCGCtccgaggagttaaacgatttggagttaagggaaagttagccctgagatttgtaggaccataccgagttttggaacttatgggagaagtagcctacaagttggagttacccgaaatattgtcaggagttcatgatgtgtttcatgtttcctagttgaagaagtcccatgcagagatggccgatattcctctgagagatacagtgcccctggaagaattcagttggacagtgacctaacctacgaggagaagcctgtcaagattctcgagtttgccagccgagttacacgcagcaaggttatcaagttttgcaaagttcagtggagccaccataccgaggatgaatcCACCTAGGAAtgagaagaagacctacggaAGGACCACCCACACCTTTTTTCTAGCCAACcggaatctcgagggcgagattcatattaaggggggtaggtttgtaacatcccaatttttcaatttggatgtcatacataggtcatcatatgcatatcatattttatttgcattttggttgtgatcctagaaattataagaaactcaaggaccctcggagagagttggggatttcatttattttcatatttgaatttttctcaaatttgaaaagaggatcaatttggttttaataatttttccatccgaatatttccaatattaaaaataaaagagggAAGATAATATTAATTGTTCAAAATGAaaggaatattggagaagaaattttaaaatcaaataaatatttcatttggattttatttgatATTTTATTTGAACTAAAAAATATGCATTATTTTAAAGTGTGAATTTTAGgacagaaaaatgttcactttgttctaaatattttatttagaggGTGAAAATAGTTTTTGGGATTTTAgattttttatatattttattaggattttacTTTGGGCgaaatttttgtttttttttaaatcttattcgcccgactgggccgaaggcctAGCCTAGCGGCCCAGCAGcccaccgcagccgccgccccctcctctcCACCCCGTCTCGCCGCAGCCGCCGCTGCTGTGTGTCGCAAGCCGCCTCGCAGTAGCCTCGCCTCaccacctcgccggagccccgccccgccgccggatCTCGCCGTCATCGTGAACCGGTAGAAAACCGTCCGGTTCGCCGGTTTATTTCGTTTTTTCGGTTTTTGATCTAGATCGGTTTTAATTTTTTAGGGTTTCTATTTAGCAAGCATTCACCCATTAGTTCTTTTTAACGAACGTTTTCGTTCGTTTGTCTCTAGTGACGAACGTTCATTAATCTTTTATTTTTACTTTTATTTTCGgtcagggacctatccgcgattatttttatcgcagattagcccctaatcttcaaaccctcgcaactttttaatcatttatccaaatccagtgaaaccaacgccaaaatcttcgtctcgaacccctctttccAGTTAATAAACTTGCATAAGGTtttgacaaattaaaatttggtttcaagcagatttgttttcgaacttcttttgatcgtagtttgagtttcgtaactccgatttgaatGATTCTTTTCGCAAATCAAAGCACTTcagttgaactttccgtttggaTCTTTTTATTTGACTTTTACCCTTGAATCTATGCTTGAGTgattatgtatgttattgtttgtttgtgatagagtttctggagtgcgaagcgtgctactatgagtcattagggtttgcagatcgtcagcaaggcaagtaacactttgatcatacccctcttatacccagtttttatgcattagtttcaaccctcaaacattgcatgattaggattttttaacatgtgggtattgggaagtagatgatgaggtagaacctattgtcctTTATTTCAAACCATGGGAATTACTTCTACGTATGCTattactgctatgctatgctcggagatgtggtttggtttgagtgattcatgacagatgtgagatattattgttaactaagggtttatttaaggtggctacTCTAATACACATCTGGTGGAttgtttgtgggcacctggggaatccagtgttgtccaaggagatcctggggaatccgtgtgatcatcctatggttcgccacccaggctcaaagggatcataagattaatcatgctagaaacttccgtgtgcagccacaagccattatgggctctggcatagttgagtatgttgtgtgacctctttcagtggtaaacaagcagatgtaggggatgtaggtggtacggtttacccgtcgaaagagttaatgcttctaaaagattgtttttcggtcatctgtttctcaaacatcatgtagtgcgagaaattcaatggaggagatctagtcttgtggggaaaagtgtgcaaacctctgtagagtgtacaaactaatcatggttagtcgtgtccccggttatggacatcttgagtatgtggtacttgaattattgatattgatctcatcactcttaattaatttTGCTGGGATTGTTAATTactgtttaattgggattgagatggggtttccattctcaatgtttatcaaccaactttgtagttaaattaattatattcctttgcagtaggaaaaaattggctttacgcaaaaatatgttaaccatagagcctccaccagccatatatgcatgtagtgttaGCATTTATCTTGTTCATTGTTCTACTATGTTattttgctagcatattccatgtgctgaaccatttcgggctgcaacatatcatgttgcagacttttcagatgttATAAacccttcaagtactgtgtgtgtcagcattaccgatccagggatgacacttatgcacagagatttgaccgtctgAGGTTGGATCGCTACACCCCGACAGGGAAACCGCGACCACACTATCCACTCCTAGCCTGCACGAACCGTAGCCAACCATCACCTTTGGCCAGGTCGATGATTGCCCGCAGCGGTCATCGCCCACTCCAAGGGATGGCCTTGTGACGATCAGACCCACCTCTCCACAGAAAAAAACTGAGGCTAGCACCATCAGGAGAGCACCGCCGCTCGCCATGCCGCACAGAGGTGACCGGCCGCTTGCTGCTCGCAAGACTCCATCTTGGCCGAGCCATCACATTGCCGCCACCAACCTGCCCATGGGAACCTGCTGCTGCCTCCAGCCAGCTCTGCCGCTACCAGAACAagcaactgaaggaaatatgccctggaggcaataataaagttgttatttatatttccttatatcatgatatttccttatatcggagaggtatctctgggccctctcggtaatgcacatcactataagccttgcaagcaatgtaactaatgagtttgttgcgggatgatgcattacggaacgagtaaagagacttgccggtaacgagattgaactaggtagtgagataccgacgatcgaatctcgggcaagtaacatacaaatgacaaagggaacaacgtatactgttatgcggtttgaccaataaagatcttcgtagaatatgtggtaGCCAATACgaacatccaggttctgctattggttattggccggagacgtgtctcggtcatgtctacatagttctcgaacccatagggtccgcacgtttaacgttcggtgacgatcagtattatgagtttatgtattttgatgtacctaagatagtttggagtcccggatgtgatcacggacatgacgaggaatctcgaaatggtcaagacataaagattgatatattggacgactatattcggacactggatgagttccgggggtcaccggataattatTGGAGTgtcggggggttatcggaacccccgggggaactgaatgggcctacatgggccttgtgtgagagagaggaggggccatagggctggccgcgccctccccccttgggagtccgaattggacaagtaggggcggcgccccctctttcctccctctctccctctccttcctttccccttcctccttcctagttggactaggaaagggggagtcctactcctactaggaggaggactcctccccctccttgccgcgccccaaggccggccggcctcccccttgctcctttatatacgggggcagggggcaccctagaacacacaagttgacattgttcttagccgtgtgcggtgcccccctccaccataatccacctcggtcatattgtcgtagtgcttaggcgaagccctgcaccggtaacttcatcatcaccatcatcacgccatagtgctaacgaaactctccctcgacactctgctggatcgagagttcgtgggacgtcaccgagctgaacatgtgcagatcgcggaggtgccgtcctttcggtactaggatcggtcgggccgtgaagacgtatgactacatcaaccgcattatcataacgcttccgcttacggtctacgagggtatgtatacaacactctcccttctcgttgctatgcatcaccatgatcttgcgtgtgcgtaggaatttttttgaaattgctacgttccccaatagcaACATCTTCGCTGCCAAACCATGCTAGACCCACCGCACCACCAACGCACCTACCATGTGCCGGCTAAAAGCCCTCTCATCCGGCCACAATCCCCCTCCTCCATGCTTTGAAAGAGTTTAGCGTAATGGTTTCTTTCTTATCATTTGGTTTGACGTTATATCTGAAGTAGTTGCTTGCTCCCGCAGAATTCTACCTATACTAgtaagatgcccgtgcattgcacggaacaacAAGATACATTTATTTTACAAAAAATCTGTTGCGATTGACCCATGTGGGAGTAATCACATGATATGACCGTGCATAATTTAACTACAGTAGTCGATACTGTTACGACCACGACAAATGAAGAAAAGCCAGTTGCCGAAACTTGTATCCATCAGGACCAGCTAAAGAGGTTGTGTTCATATCAGTACAAAGAAAAATATAAGGACATGTTTGGGGGCAAGACATACACGTATATATATTTTGGATGCCTTGGTCTGGATGTTTTAGCTGCATGTGCATGCTGGGGTAATTACTCTAATGGATGTCCTTGTGTCACGTTAGAGAAAGAAAAGGAGACCTACGATGATtctttttttaacacagtacagacaccagcgctcatatacacgcgcatacactcacccctatgaacacAGATACGCACACAcactacccctatgagcacctccgaaagactgagACGGTATATCAttttgaaatttacgaagtcaccgtaggcacctcgtcgtttgcacatcgaccaaatggtagaactggaggcgtttgcacatcgacccagatgtctatattaccttcaatatcatcttccggacgaatatcaaaggtgataaccatatcaggctcaaatgcataagccttgcatagtgcttgccaagttttgcattcaaaatgggtgtatgtgtctccattatataatttgacgttgaaagtatacccatgctccgtcttcaagtaaactctctttacctccatatcatctatagcactaaacCTATCTTATcaaagacaaaaattcttgcatggcaggggatgcgctaatagaatagtgaaaatttaaaattataagttgaagcaaatgaagcataagttttgcattcaaataataattgacaaagtgacttactgtatcaacttcgaatgtctcatccagcttgatgctgaagcgcctaccatcaacaaggaaattttggtcgcacaggccgcgctggtcttcacagtgttcgcacataataaaatctttttcatcgtcagatgacatttcctatgttcatataggtgaaacattaaacacctatatctagccaaatatatattcatctaagatttgacattaatatatctaactatatattcaattgacattactatatatttaacttttctatctaattcatctaacattcgacattaatctaacatttatataaactcaaaatatataaaaattaaagaaacagaaaaactcattaacaaataatattttaattatatcatcaaatctcatatacctaaattttcttactaaaaataaactagttatattaattattcaactagttctaatctcatatacctaaattttcttactaaaaataaactagttatattaattattcaactagttctaatctcatatacctaaattttcttactaaaaataaactagttatattaattattcgacattaatctaacattcgatcatctaattaacttttctaaaaaacagaaaataagtaaaaaaaatgtgtgtgtgtgtaatgtgtgtgtgtatgcatgtgtgtgtatatatacgtatatgtgtgtacgtatgtgtgtatgagtgtgtgtatgcgtgtgtgtgtggtatatgtgtgtgtatgtgtgtgcggCTAGCGAAAGGTTGCACATGGACGGATAAGCGTCcacatacatgcatggtttgcaTATAGACGGAGGTTAATTGGTGCCTAAGGACAGAGCTGAATCTATGATGGTGGCGGTGTTAGGATCAATAGAAGAGGAGATTAGTTAGCGCGGCATGCCTTGTGGCGTGACGAAGAAGTAGGGGACGTTGAGGGAGCCGCGGATGTGGCCCTTCCCCATCTCCTCCTCCGTCCTCACGTCCAGGTACATCATGCCGTCCTGCTGCTCCTGGAGCTCCCTCGCCACCGTCTGCACGTCCACCGTCGTCACCGCCACGGCCCGTGCCGCCGCCATTTGCACGTCCACCGTCGTCACCCCCACGTCCGGTGCCACCGTCGTCTGCACGTCCACCGTCGTCGCCCCCACGTCCGGTGTCGCCGCCGTTTGCAGGTCcaccgtcttcaccaccacggcCGGTGCTGCCCCCGGCGCCGACTCCGACCTGCACTTCGAAATCCAATCAAACCAAATCGAAGGACCGAGTACGTTAATTCACAATAAGGTGCCGAGGAAGGAACTGATTCATGTCGGATGAACTAATGGCGACGGACCTGCTCATCTCGTTCTCGTGGGAGGAGGTGCCATCGCGCACTTGATAGCAGGGCTGCACAGTCCCTCAGGTGTTTCTTGGGTGTGTTTGTGTGCACTGCTTCTGGAGAACCAACTCAGTGGGTGCAGCTGTTGAGTAAATAGGCAATTTCTGATTAAATTAATCCATGAGTAAATCACTAGCATGGCATTGACTAAGTTGATGACGTACTGACTCTGATCTAAACATGCACGTACTAAGCAAACAGTAGACAAATCTACACATACTGCTAGTACTGCTAATATGAAAATAATCAGGAGCGGGATAAACGAgttataccctccagtaggccacgcagaggccgcggctttggtggcagcagcggcgtcctcggcggccttcttgtcggcttcagctttctcggcggcggcacggtcggcgtcggtggacatggtgatgatgaaggcgacgcggacgtagaggaagtagacgatcggaagcgagcagtcgcgtaatcgctgcccaaaaacctattcgcccctcaccccgtacaggaaccagaagggcgtggtttcggagacctgctctcccgTCGACCGTGTACGCGGCGGACGGGATGGAGTCACCGGCGGCAGCACAGCAAGGAACGACGGTGGGCGTGCGCGTGAGCAGATGTGATCTGTCGTGGCGGCTAGGGTAGGAGACACCGCAATACTTATAGGCGCAGCcgcgtggagagacgtgggctcGACCACGTCCGAGTCCGTGACAGCCACGATCCGACGTCTCAGATCGTGGCCCAGCTGTCAGAACTCTCGTTAGTGACTAGCAAAATAAGCGCGTAGGTGTGAGCTCGGCTTCGCGCCGCGTCGCGTGACGAGCGTGCGTGGCgagcgggcggcggaggaggagtgcgcgagggcctcttctcttctcaagctccaatagcatgtagaagagaaacccttataaaccactccaactctccttccacttccggggtgggactaaacttcccactacacctagtgccatataacccacatgggcccttagagatttttcagaaattgcaatatgggcctagagcccatctcagatttcagcaatcccccaccagatctcgagGGCCCATTGTGTCCTCTGTTCCAATTGCTGTTTCGATATACCAGTGTTTCAGTAAAGACCTGTTAAGGTTGAACTTCACCTAGAACAAGTGGCTACActccttcacaactgaacaatggactatgccttgaattgtcagtttggcgtaaagaagtttcactacatgtcttactagtactaggctgccgaaggctgacccctcgggtggagcatataagtcacactcctggcctattcatgagcttactagagatcaccccaatctcatagactgtgaccagcagtcgggctcatataggtgtgttcctccaaagatcgctCTGTAGGATAGCATCTTGCTTTTATAAGCTTTGGAACACATTGAGACCGTAGTCATCGTACCATACAGTATcgagagtattgcatctccaacggagtgggttagtatagttactctcctcagttcaccactggcttgttttcccaggtcctagttcacgggatctccgatcacataggttgggttaccaccatggcaactcatgtgggtctcatacccatctccctcgatgcattatctatcacaacacgtgatagcccttttgtaaagggatctgccagattcttagccgtaTGTACATAGTCCAACGCTATCACTCCGGAGTTTCTTAATTTTCTGACAGCTTTTAATCTCATTCTTATGTGTTTGGtggacttcatgttgtcctttgaactcttcaccttggtgatgacagtctgattctcatcaaatctcatatacctaaattttcttactaaaaataaactagttatattaattattcaactagttctaatctcatatacctaaattttcttactaaaaataaactagttatattaattattcaactagttctaatctcatatacctaaattttcttactaaaaataaactagttatattaattattcaactagttctaatctctagttcgacaatttttctatctagctagctaattcatctaacattcgacattaatctaacattcgatcatctaattaacttttctaaaaaacagaaaataagtaaaaaaaatgtgtgtgtgtgtatgtgtgtgtgtatgcatgtgtgtgtatatatacgtatatgtgtgtacgtatgtgtgtatgagtgtgtgtatgcgtgtgtgtgtggtatatgtgtgtgtatgtgtgtgcgggagcgagagagagacgtacggccgcggcgatgacgacggacggcggcggcgttcggggcggcagcgcgagacgacgacgacgacgggcggcggcggggacagcgaCGATGATGACGGACGACGGTACGGGCaacgggcggcgacgacgggatcgagcggcgggcgcggcggaggttggagacgaagtggggagatgaaactgaaattttcgtaagtgctatatatataggatgggcctttagtaccggttcgtggctccaaccggtactaaaggcctattttcgccaggccaagcggcgggaaacgaaggcctttagtaccggttggagccaccaactggtactaaaggggggcctttactaccggttggagccaccaaccggtactaaaggccttgcgctgccaccccaaagtttagtcccacctcgcccggcgcagggcagccgcactggtttataaatccagccgcggctacctcttcgaactcctctatatagcaggcttctcggcctaattaattagggcacgctgccctgtgagcctgctggcccgtctgggcctgcatttgcacaccctaggtctggcaggcccactaGGCAGCGTGCCAACAaatttttatatagttttttcttttctgcattatttattttcttctatttatttttgagtagttttttatatagttttttcttttctgcattatttattttcttctatttattttcttttggaattgaatgctgcatactgaacaattaggtaaatgaccgaaaaacaacaaatgatgtcagaacatgttggaaattgatggcGTCGcattaaatgctgcatactgaacacaaaagaagtccggagtttaaataagttattaaaaataaaaaagaggtgcaatgctggttaatttgcttcaagcctttcggaatagtgtagactgcactgcacatagctcagtgcaatctatgctattccgcaaggcttgaagctaatcaacatggatcacaagatagtttggttaaattgcattacttgtaagtccagttaacatggatgcttatgatgcaagagcaatagcaaaagtgaaaatttggcacaaataggtagttgtgtaactaaaataggtaggaggagagatcgatagctcttatgtcacaaaaaagaagttgtatcaaaccttttatgtcggatctagaacaaaccaatcggtatcgccatcatacagcccaaccgttgctcgtgatgcatatatatgcatatcaaatgcacggttggacgtatgatggcgaatccgaatgatttgtattcagtcgatgaactggtagatgtatgcagtcgatgaactggtagatgtatgtagtcgatgaactgaaagacttatgcagggaaggcgagaggtgggctatatatagggtcgtctggctcacaaagtgattgtggtagtttcgatccaacgactcacatgagctaggaagaaacacacccttgatccaacgactcgcaagagctagaaagaaacacacgatccgtcctgattggtgggatgcacattagtacccactccgtactccgaaaccctgatactcggaaagagtttgtccagtttgtacacgaagtgcgtccagtttttgccgtgaccctctctactctttcgcgcatgctatgcgggtgatatgatgataccatgccaagtttcaacattttcaggattcattttgtagtgattttcaatttcacggtcatttagctctctaaacaattaggtaaatgatcgaaaaacaacaaatgatgtcagaacatgttggaaattgatgacgtcgctttaaatgctgcatactaaacacaaaagaagtccggagttcaaataagtttaaaaaacattgaagtggccatgtaacagatgagttctcgtccgaaaccctgatactcggaaagagtatgtccagtttgtacacgaagtgcgtccagtttttgccgtgaccctctctactctttcgcgcatgctatgcgggtgatatgatgataccatgccaagtttcaacattttcaggattcattttgtagtgattttcaatttcacggtcatttagctctctaaacaattaggtaaatgaccgaaaaacaactaatgatgtcagaacatgttggaaattgatgacgtcgctttaaatgctgcatactaaacacaaaagaagtctggagtttaaataagttattaaaaataaaaaagaggtgcaatgctggttaatttgcttcaagcctttcggaatagtgtagactgcactgaacatagctcagtgcaatctatgctattccgcaaggcttgcagctaatcaacatgtagatgagcattgcaactcttcgtcattgtctatgcactcacggcttataaaccgctcatactgcctctctcttggcgaggtgggactaaaaacagcttgccataacctcattagtaccggttcgtggtacgaaccggcactagatggtgatggtggggccatagcctgaccgcaggctgacacagcctctttagtaccggttcgtggcatgaaccggtactaaaggttcgccacgaaccgg containing:
- the LOC125516001 gene encoding rhodanese-like domain-containing protein 15, chloroplastic, whose amino-acid sequence is MSRSESAPGAAPAVVVKTVDLQTAATPDVGATTVDVQTTVAPDVGVTTVDVQMAAARAVAVTTVDVQTVARELQEQQDGMMYLDVRTEEEMGKGHIRGSLNVPYFFVTPQGMPR